The following coding sequences lie in one Dunckerocampus dactyliophorus isolate RoL2022-P2 chromosome 4, RoL_Ddac_1.1, whole genome shotgun sequence genomic window:
- the LOC129180272 gene encoding lymphoid enhancer-binding factor 1-like, producing MTLPSIFPPLANFHPIQMLNGGVVYEIVSVPQVTTPAPKPSKAKRNRYTKQEGHVKKPPKAFMLFQRENRHRVVTDKSFRNSAKVNTILGQMVSHNLQLSKV from the exons atgacgcTTCCCAGCATCTTCCCGCCATTAGCAAATTTCCATCCCATTCAAATGCT GAACGGCGGGGTGGTCTACGAGATTGTGTCAGTCCCCCAAGTCACCACACCTGCACCGAAACCCTCCAAGGCAAA GAGAAACAGATATACAAAGCAGGAGGGTCATGTCAAGAAGCCACCCAAGGCGTTCATGTTGTTCCAGAGGGAGAACAGGCACCGTGTGGTAACCGACAAGAGCTTCAGGAACAGCGCCAAGGTCAACACCATCCTGGGCCAGATGGTAAGCCACAACCTTCAACTGAGTAAAG TGTAG